In Acidimicrobiales bacterium, the sequence GTTCTCGGAGGTCGAGGTGATCGCCAACCCCCACGCGCTCGCCTTTTACGAGAAGGTCGGTTTCATCTTCGATCGCGAGGTCGAGACACGGTTCGGCCCGGCTCCCCGGATGCTCCTCGACAGCTCGCCCAGCACCTAGGCGGGTGGGCCGCCCGGCGAGACGCGCCTGGTGAAGGATTCGCCGGGCAGGAAGCTGAGGGTCACCAAGGCGGAGGCGACCAGCCGATCGCCGTGTCCGGCGTCGCAGACACGGACGTCGGCCACGCCGTGGTGGCTGGCGATGCGGATGGCCGTCGCGCCCGCCCGCAGCGGCCCGACGCGACCGGCGGCCAGGTAGCTGATCGACGAGCTCGACGTGGCGACGAGTCGCGCGCTGGCGCGGGCGACGGCCACGGCACCGGCGCAGTCGATGAGGCTGGCGACCAGGCCGCCGTGGACGGCGCCGCCCGGGCCCCGCATCTCGTCGGTGACGTCGAGCTCCACGGCGACGATGCCGCCGTCGAGTTCGACGCGGTGGGGCAACTCGTCCAACAGCGGGCAACCCAGCGCCATCGTCGACCTCCTCGGCGCCATAAATCTATGTAACATAATTCGGTGACGCAAATCGGTCCCCAACCCGAACCCGAGCCCGGTCCCTGGACGATCGACGAGCTGGCTGTCGTCGCCGGGACCACCAGTCGCAACCTGCGGGCGTTCCAGTCCCGGGGGCTCCTGCCGCCACCCCGTCTCGTCGGCCGGACGGGCCACTACGACGACGGCCACCGCCGGCGGCTGGACGCCATCCTGGGTCTCCAGCGGCGGGGCTACTCCCTCGCCGCCATCGCCGACCTGGCGGCGGCGTGGGAGCGGGGCGGAACTCTCGAGGAGGTCCTGGGGTTCGAG encodes:
- a CDS encoding MerR family transcriptional regulator; translated protein: MTQIGPQPEPEPGPWTIDELAVVAGTTSRNLRAFQSRGLLPPPRLVGRTGHYDDGHRRRLDAILGLQRRGYSLAAIADLAAAWERGGTLEEVLGFETPVPRRRSGRGWGGQDRDVIFLDDLRQWRVPRGSGLALLPEPVLRS
- a CDS encoding PaaI family thioesterase: MALGCPLLDELPHRVELDGGIVAVELDVTDEMRGPGGAVHGGLVASLIDCAGAVAVARASARLVATSSSSISYLAAGRVGPLRAGATAIRIASHHGVADVRVCDAGHGDRLVASALVTLSFLPGESFTRRVSPGGPPA